From Acidothermus cellulolyticus 11B, a single genomic window includes:
- a CDS encoding Gfo/Idh/MocA family protein, with translation MRIGVIGLGRIGSLHARNLRTFPDVSTLIVADVDEHRVQAVAQELAVESAASLDELLAAGVDGVVIATATDTHPELLKRCIAAGVPTFCEKPVAKELADAIELCHEVRENRATVQIGYPRRFDPGFVAARQAVSNGELGWIHTIRSTTLDPAPPPASYVAVSGGIFRDCAVHDFDIVRWMTGRDVVEVYATGGNKGDAIFRKFDDVDTASALLRFDDDTIGVISNSRYNGRGYDVRLEIHGSRDSIAVGLDSHLPLRSVEPGVTFPDGVPYTFFMDRLAAAFRAEMQAFLDVVAGRQNSPCPIDDAIEASWVAEACTLSLAEHRPVQLAELKEKWGVPSR, from the coding sequence ATGCGCATCGGCGTGATCGGGCTTGGGCGAATCGGATCACTGCACGCGCGGAACCTCCGGACCTTTCCGGATGTCTCAACGCTCATCGTTGCGGACGTCGACGAGCATCGCGTCCAGGCTGTTGCGCAGGAGTTGGCCGTTGAATCGGCTGCTTCACTCGATGAGCTTCTGGCCGCCGGCGTAGACGGTGTCGTTATCGCTACCGCGACCGATACCCATCCTGAGTTGCTGAAGCGCTGCATCGCGGCCGGCGTACCGACGTTCTGCGAAAAGCCGGTGGCGAAGGAACTTGCTGACGCCATCGAGCTGTGTCACGAGGTCCGGGAGAACCGTGCGACGGTGCAGATCGGATATCCCCGACGATTTGATCCGGGTTTCGTTGCAGCCCGCCAGGCGGTGAGCAACGGTGAGCTGGGCTGGATACACACGATTCGTTCCACCACTCTCGACCCGGCGCCGCCGCCGGCGAGTTACGTGGCCGTCTCAGGCGGTATTTTCCGCGATTGCGCTGTGCACGACTTTGACATTGTCCGGTGGATGACAGGCCGGGATGTCGTCGAGGTGTACGCGACTGGCGGAAACAAGGGCGACGCGATCTTCCGTAAGTTCGACGACGTCGACACGGCAAGTGCCTTGCTGCGTTTTGACGACGACACCATCGGGGTCATCTCCAATTCACGGTACAACGGCCGAGGTTACGATGTCCGTCTAGAGATCCATGGATCCCGCGACAGCATCGCCGTAGGCCTGGACTCGCATCTTCCGCTTCGATCGGTGGAACCCGGCGTTACTTTTCCGGACGGCGTGCCGTACACGTTCTTCATGGATCGGCTGGCGGCGGCGTTTCGGGCTGAAATGCAGGCCTTTCTTGATGTGGTCGCCGGAAGGCAGAACTCGCCCTGTCCCATCGACGACGCAA